Proteins encoded in a region of the Ciona intestinalis chromosome 6, KH, whole genome shotgun sequence genome:
- the LOC100179838 gene encoding ATP synthase subunit O, mitochondrial yields the protein MASSFGLLLRRGLSTSALRCDMVRTPIPTFGLTGCYAQALYSASVKSKTKENVAKDLVTIGGMFQSQKVADFMNDPFIKSDIKLGLLKEVATKAGMSNTSVNFFGVLAENNRLDLISDVTDIFARLMSAEKGEIPATVTTAQALDAKQKKEVETALAKFVNKNEKIILTEKVDPSLLGGMVVNIGDKFTDMKYIDMSTSSKIKTYLELIKQPV from the exons ATGGCTTCATCTTTTGGTTTATTG CTGAGACGAGGTCTTTCCACAAGCGCTTTACGTTGTGATATGGTCAGAACTCCAATCCCCACATTTGGTCTGACCGGTTGTTACGCCCAAGCTCTTTACTCTGCCTCGGTAAAAAGCAAAACCAAGGAAAATGTGGCAAAGGATCTTGTGACCATTGGTGGAATGTTCCAGAGTCAAAAAGTTGCTGATTTCATGAATGACCCATTCATTAAAAGTGACATCAAACTTG GTCTCCTAAAAGAAGTAGCAACAAAAGCTGGCATGTCAAACACAAGTGTCAATTTCTTTG GTGTTCTAGCTGAAAACAACCGCTTGGATTTAATCAGCGACGTGACCGATATTTTCGCACGACTCATGTCAGCTGAAAAGGGGGAAATCCCTGCCACCGTTACCACAGCTCAAGCCTTGGACGCAAAACAGAAGAAAGAAGTTGAAACTGCTCTTGCTAAGTTTGTGAACAAGAATGAAAAGATTATTCTGACAGAGAag GTTGACCCATCCCTGCTTGGAGGAATGGTAGTTAACATTGGAGACAAGTTCACTGATATGAAATATATTGACATGTCAACATCAAGCAAGATTAAGACATATCTAGAACTTATCAAGCAACCTGTTTAA
- the LOC100177485 gene encoding integumentary mucin C.1-like — protein MSLKYTTQEDDVSYTDLDMNNGEANSEQRYDTYYDWKTWKKGNKSYLTKVLLAIFIFLVIFFSGFGAGYSALSCVKVQCDVCPTSPPKPTTSPAVVGSTASTVTNHSSTSQTTVVTIQTDVAVTSEASTTSQVTSKPPSTSGVTSQPPTTKVTSTPSSTSGVTSQPPSTQQVTSNSPSTAKPTSESATSQVTSTTPIPPGVTSQKPSPTLQVTSVEPPSTAQVTSNSSLVTSPIATNDTSVP, from the exons ATGTCTTTGAAATATACAACCCAAGAAGATGACGTCAGCTATACAGACTTGGACATGAATAACGGAGAAGCAAACAGCGAG CAACGATACGATACCTACTATGATTGGAAAACGTGGAAAAAAGGCAACAAAAGTTATCTCACAAAAGTTCTGCTCgccatttttattttccttgtCATATTTTTCTCTGGATTCGGCGCCGGCTACAGCGCGCTTTCATGCGTAAAGGTACAGTGTGACGTATGCCCCACGTCACCACCAAAACCAACTACGTCACCAGCAGTAGTAGGCTCAACCGCATCCACTGTTACCAATCATTCATCTACAAGTCAAACCACAGTTGTTACCATACAAACAGATGTAGCGGTGACGTCTGAAGCGTCGACCACGTCACAAGTGACGTCAAAACCTCCTTCTACGTCAggggtgacgtcacaaccgcCTACAACAAAGGTGACGTCAACGCCTTCTTCTACGTCAGGTGTGACGTCGCAACCCCCTTCTACCCAACAGGTGACGTCAAACTCCCCTTCTACGGCAAAGCCAACGTCAGAATCGGCTACGTCACAGGTGACGTCAACGACCCCTATACCGCCaggagtgacgtcacagaagccCTCCCCTACTCTACAGGTGACGTCAGTAGAGCCCCCTTCTACTGCACAGGTGACGTCAAATTCCTCGCTGGTTACGTCACCAATTGCCACAAACGACACAAGTGTGCCATAG
- the LOC100182172 gene encoding KH homology domain-containing protein 4-like, giving the protein MSKDSWRQNSMPPRPDYGNFKAPSLPSANSNPAPKKTRISKFSDEPTVNSPPLNGNGGTSEKSRVSKFSLHPPSASIPSKSDPVAAAAAAAARINANLRAKGKLSDQTQHKPVVNTIQTANSALSAIQVSQIKKIFDLYVAKIDINNLPIVTRTYMTQVNAQEIINKQTGAAVSTKGQYLTQDEKKNVEGIDKQLHLYVQSPSQDKVELAINKIKDMISKHNVSKSSLSAVAPTMVPPMVSMPIPQNMVGQPSLPSGNYVHDKLFIGMDYVPPDFDLKTKLIGANYTNFNFVANSTGAKVILRGRGSGFIEPTSGREAFESMYVFISHPNQAGVDAAKKLVNNLIEHVRNEYNAHTRKTQSGFGNPQAAYPGNPPYGSNSVNYQPPSQFPSYPMGNIPPMGNPYMNYTQAPPNPYNMPQNITAHPNIPPPVPVPPPTFTPPTQPPFNPQATPNITPTPQAAPTSDMMPPPPPVAVKPTEPAPKPTKRRRFKEEQPDDSNILGYQQFSKNSDQDSKKTKRNFSEKSTESLPNTTVEKDSKEQTKSGSLPFWMSYD; this is encoded by the coding sequence ATGTCAAAGGATTCTTGGCGACAGAATTCAATGCCACCACGCCCAGATTATGGGAATTTTAAAGCACCTTCATTACCGAGTGCAAACTCCAACCCAGCACCCAAGAAAACTCGCATTTCAAAGTTTTCTGACGAACCCACAGTAAACAGTCCGCCGTTAAACGGTAATGGTGGTACTTCTGAAAAATCGAGGGTCTCAAAATTTTCTCTCCACCCACCAAGTGCTTCCATTCCGTCAAAATCTGACCCTGTTGCAGCAGCGGCTGCAGCAGCTGCAAGAATTAATGCAAACCTTCGAGCAAAAGGCAAGTTATCCGACCAAACACAGCATAAACCAGTAGTAAATACGATACAAACAGCAAACTCTGCGTTATCTGCAATTCAAGTGTcccagattaaaaaaatatttgatcttTATGTTGCAAAAATCGATATAAATAATCTACCAATAGTCACACGAACTTACATGACTCAAGTCAACGCACAAGAAATCATTAACAAACAAACGGGGGCTGCTGTTTCCACCAAAGgacaatatttaacacaagATGAAAAGAAAAACGTTGAAGGAATAGACAagcagttacatttatacGTACAGTCCCCTTCACAAGACAAAGTAGAGCTTgctatcaataaaataaaagacatGATTTCAAAACATAACGTCTCAAAGTCTTCCCTAAGCGCAGTTGCCCCAACCATGGTCCCACCAATGGTCTCAATGCCCATCCCACAGAACATGGTGGGCCAACCATCCTTACCAAGTGGTAACTATGTCCATGACAAATTATTTATAGGAATGGATTACGTTCCCCCAGATTTTGACctgaaaacaaaacttatcgGAGCAAATTACACAAACTTTAATTTCGTTGCGAACTCCACTGGAGCAAAGGTGATTCTACGAGGCAGAGGATCTGGTTTCATTGAGCCGACTTCTGGTCGCGAGGCTTTTGAATCTATGTATGTATTCATCAGCCACCCAAATCAGGCGGGGGTAGATGCCGCTAAAAAGTTGGTGAACAATCTTATAGAGCATGTACGTAACGAATACAATGCTCATACCAGAAAAACACAGTCTGGATTTGGAAACCCACAAGCCGCTTACCCAGGGAACCCACCATATGGGTCCAACTCGGTAAACTACCAACCCCCATCCCaattcccatcttaccccatggGTAATATACCCCCAATGGGGAACCCATACATGAACTACACCCAAGCCCCCCCTAACCCTTACAACATGCCCCAGAACATTACGGCTCACCCTAATATACCCCCTCCTGTCCCAGTACCCCCACCAACCTTCACCCCGCCTACCCAGCCCCCCTTTAACCCCCAAGCGACCCCCAATATAACCCCTACCCCCCAAGCAGCACCTACAAGTGACATGATGCCACCTCCTCCCCCTGTTGCTGTAAAACCAACAGAACCAGCGCCGAAACCGACGAAAAGACGAAGGTTTAAAGAAGAACAACCTGACGATTCAAACATCCTAGGCTACCAACAATTCTCTAAAAACTCTGACCAAGATTccaaaaaaacgaaaagaaaCTTTTCAGAAAAATCAACAGAAAGCCTTCCAAATACTACAGTAGAGAAAGATTCAAAAGAACAAACGAAAAGCGGTTCACTACCATTCTGGATGTCGTATGACTga